A portion of the Sulfuricurvum kujiense DSM 16994 genome contains these proteins:
- a CDS encoding Fur family transcriptional regulator translates to MTLDEKISANGFRLTAPRKKILTILSDQKQPISFEEYSALDPMIDKSTFYRTMQAFESAQIISGIESDAGKRYFELSDTIHPHFICQNCHAITCLHPQPIISPSGYTIDSVIYKGQCPLCSAS, encoded by the coding sequence ATGACACTCGATGAAAAAATCAGCGCCAACGGATTTCGACTCACCGCTCCGCGCAAAAAAATCCTCACAATCCTCTCCGATCAAAAACAGCCGATCAGTTTCGAGGAGTACAGCGCCCTGGATCCGATGATCGACAAAAGTACCTTTTATAGAACCATGCAAGCCTTTGAATCAGCCCAAATCATTAGCGGGATCGAATCAGATGCCGGAAAACGGTATTTTGAACTCTCCGATACTATCCATCCCCATTTTATATGCCAAAACTGTCATGCTATCACCTGCCTGCATCCCCAGCCGATCATTTCCCCCAGCGGATATACCATCGATTCAGTCATCTACAAAGGGCAATGCCCTCTATGCTCCGCTTCGTAA
- a CDS encoding metal ABC transporter ATP-binding protein, translated as MPLKFSPSLFDVNNLNFERHGNLVLKGATFQILPGEYCAIIGPNGGGKTTLIRLLLGLEKPTSGEIKLFGTSQKRFRDWNRIGYVPQRSALVDGSFPATVREVVGMGRYARRGIFGFESSEDKSAIVEAMELMGVADLSDRLIGNLSGGQRQRVMIARALASNPDVLIVDEPNTGIDVESQHRFYELLRTLNRTKKLSILFITHDIGVIAEDITRVLFVNQTLLVSQNPAEVVRCDEMSRLYGTPAHVVCHNH; from the coding sequence GTGCCGTTGAAATTCTCCCCCAGCCTTTTTGACGTAAACAACCTTAACTTTGAGCGGCACGGAAATCTTGTCCTCAAGGGGGCGACGTTTCAAATCTTGCCGGGGGAATATTGCGCTATTATCGGACCTAACGGCGGAGGAAAAACGACTCTTATCCGTCTTTTGCTGGGGCTGGAAAAACCGACTTCAGGCGAGATAAAACTTTTCGGAACATCCCAAAAGCGGTTTCGCGATTGGAACCGTATCGGGTACGTTCCCCAACGTTCTGCCCTTGTTGACGGTTCGTTTCCGGCAACCGTTCGTGAAGTGGTCGGAATGGGGCGCTACGCCAGACGGGGTATTTTTGGATTTGAATCTTCCGAAGATAAATCGGCTATCGTTGAAGCGATGGAGCTGATGGGGGTAGCCGATTTATCCGACCGCCTCATCGGAAACCTCTCAGGGGGACAGCGTCAGCGGGTGATGATCGCCCGTGCATTAGCCTCCAATCCCGATGTCTTGATTGTTGATGAACCCAACACGGGGATTGATGTCGAATCGCAGCACCGTTTTTATGAGCTTCTGCGTACCCTCAACCGTACCAAAAAGCTTTCCATCCTCTTTATCACCCACGATATCGGGGTGATTGCCGAGGATATTACCCGCGTATTGTTTGTCAACCAAACGCTATTGGTTTCCCAGAACCCGGCGGAAGTCGTCCGATGCGACGAGATGAGCCGACTCTACGGCACACCGGCGCACGTCGTGTGCCATAATCATTGA
- a CDS encoding metal ABC transporter solute-binding protein, Zn/Mn family produces MDTKRLIIFGGIIAVIVIGVSFFSPKPQSKEVSSQTKPIISVSTFALYEIAKTVAGDSVEVHPIIPLGTDAHMFTPNPSQVADISKSSLFVYNGAGFESWAENLKNTLPKTTQVIDMSGHVVLLKGEADHHGEETDGEHHHEGAFDPHYWLDIDNMIKMTQIFDAEFSKLLPAEAEVFHGNAATYIGELQRLKAEYASGLTECKNRTLVSNHDAFGYLASANKLENVSVIGLSSDEQPSAKNIADIIATINKHGVKTIFFEEFINDNVSQTIAKETGAKAVALQPLENISQDELKSHQTYLTIMRENLKKLREAMECR; encoded by the coding sequence ATGGATACCAAACGACTGATAATTTTTGGCGGTATTATCGCCGTAATCGTGATCGGGGTCAGTTTCTTTTCGCCAAAGCCTCAAAGTAAAGAGGTATCGTCTCAAACGAAGCCGATTATTTCCGTCAGTACGTTTGCATTGTATGAAATTGCCAAGACGGTTGCGGGAGATTCGGTAGAAGTACACCCGATCATTCCGCTGGGTACGGATGCCCACATGTTCACGCCGAACCCTTCCCAAGTTGCCGATATTTCTAAATCTTCACTGTTCGTCTACAACGGTGCGGGATTTGAAAGCTGGGCGGAAAATCTTAAAAATACCCTCCCTAAAACGACCCAGGTGATCGATATGAGCGGGCATGTTGTTTTGTTGAAAGGCGAAGCCGACCATCATGGCGAAGAGACGGACGGAGAACATCATCATGAAGGTGCGTTTGACCCCCATTACTGGCTCGATATCGACAATATGATCAAAATGACCCAAATTTTTGATGCGGAGTTTTCTAAACTTCTCCCCGCCGAAGCGGAGGTGTTTCACGGTAACGCCGCCACCTATATCGGAGAGCTTCAACGACTGAAAGCCGAATACGCATCAGGTCTAACCGAGTGTAAAAACCGCACTCTCGTCTCCAACCATGACGCGTTCGGCTATCTTGCTTCGGCAAACAAGCTCGAAAACGTATCGGTCATCGGACTCTCTTCGGATGAACAGCCGAGCGCCAAAAATATCGCCGATATTATTGCAACGATCAATAAGCACGGCGTGAAAACGATCTTTTTCGAGGAATTTATAAACGACAACGTCTCCCAAACGATTGCCAAAGAGACGGGAGCCAAAGCGGTAGCATTGCAGCCGCTGGAAAATATTAGCCAAGATGAGTTAAAATCCCATCAAACCTATCTCACGATCATGCGTGAGAATCTGAAAAAATTGCGTGAAGCGATGGAGTGCCGTTGA
- the secG gene encoding preprotein translocase subunit SecG, with protein sequence MTGILLIVQIVLVVMITIAVLLQKSSSIGLGAYSGSNESVFGAKGPGSFLAKVTFFLGFVFIVNTVALGYFYAQQKNESVVDAMVEKTDVAAPTINIVNDANTTK encoded by the coding sequence ATGACAGGTATACTGCTCATCGTGCAGATCGTTTTGGTCGTTATGATCACCATCGCGGTACTGCTCCAAAAAAGCTCAAGCATCGGTTTAGGAGCTTACAGCGGCTCTAACGAATCGGTCTTCGGAGCTAAAGGACCGGGAAGCTTTTTAGCTAAAGTAACCTTTTTTCTAGGGTTTGTATTTATCGTTAATACGGTTGCTTTGGGCTATTTCTATGCTCAGCAGAAAAATGAATCCGTTGTAGATGCAATGGTTGAAAAAACTGATGTTGCCGCTCCGACGATTAATATCGTCAACGATGCCAACACTACAAAATAA
- a CDS encoding metal ABC transporter permease, with product MLEMLDYPFMQRAFIAGLMIAVLASLGGSFIVLRRYSLLSETLAHVSLVGVSVGLLFGLSPLWMAVAASLVASWLIEYLRSVHGMYSDSVLAIFLSGSLALAIVIVSLAGSFNASLFSYLFGSILSVSVEDLWVMGIFGSLAMALLLAFFKELYFIAFDEDVARAGGIRVTMLNFMLVSVIAIIIALSIRVVGTLLIGALMVIPPVAAIRFGMGFYPTALLSVVIALISVVIGLIASYFFALPSGAAIVLVLLGLFIVALAVNRR from the coding sequence ATGTTAGAAATGCTTGATTACCCCTTTATGCAGCGGGCTTTTATCGCCGGGCTTATGATCGCGGTTCTCGCCTCGCTGGGGGGATCGTTTATCGTCCTTCGGCGCTATTCACTGCTGAGCGAAACATTGGCACATGTCTCACTCGTCGGGGTATCGGTTGGGCTATTGTTCGGTCTCAGCCCGCTATGGATGGCTGTTGCTGCGTCACTCGTCGCCTCATGGCTTATCGAGTATCTGCGGAGCGTCCACGGGATGTATTCGGATTCGGTACTTGCTATTTTTCTCTCGGGTTCACTCGCCCTTGCCATTGTCATCGTCTCACTGGCGGGATCGTTTAACGCTTCGCTCTTTAGCTATCTTTTCGGTTCGATCCTCTCGGTCAGTGTTGAAGATTTGTGGGTGATGGGGATATTCGGCTCTTTGGCGATGGCGCTCCTTTTGGCTTTTTTCAAAGAGCTTTACTTTATCGCTTTTGATGAGGATGTCGCCCGGGCGGGAGGTATCCGCGTCACGATGCTCAACTTCATGCTTGTCAGCGTGATTGCGATTATTATTGCCCTCTCTATTCGGGTGGTCGGGACGCTTTTGATCGGTGCGCTGATGGTGATCCCTCCCGTTGCGGCGATCCGATTCGGGATGGGGTTTTATCCTACCGCGCTTCTCTCGGTTGTAATCGCTCTTATCTCGGTGGTTATCGGACTAATCGCCTCGTATTTCTTTGCACTCCCCAGCGGCGCGGCGATCGTCCTTGTACTTTTGGGATTGTTTATTGTGGCATTGGCGGTTAATCGCCGATGA